TCGCCGTCCCATTTGCGGGTGTGCGTCGTCTCCTTGCCAGTCTTGACCTTGATGGGTGCAGGTGGAACGAAACGAATAAGCACATTTCTGGACATGGCGTAATGGCAGCAGCCTGGGCATTAAAGGGGTGGGCGTGCGTAATTCGTGCGTAAAAGGTCCGGCACCTTCCGCCTTCCAGCGCCTACCGCCGAGCTTCTTACCTCATGCGTAATGCTGTCCCAGACGGCAAAAATGTAACGTGCGGCTCCCAGCAAATACATCGCGCCACAAGCGGGGCGGTAATTTGCAAGCAGGATGTCCACGGTTCGAATCCGTGTGCCTCCACCAGCCAGTACAGCAAAAACGCCGCTTTAACGAGTGGCGTTTTTGCGTTGTAGCGGGCGTTTTCAGTGATGTGGTCAATATGCAGGCGGTTTTGCACAGGGGAGATCAGTTATCCACAGACAGGAGCGGGGGCTGTATAAGTCTTGGGGTGGATGACGCTCTACCTGCCTAGCCTGTACTAGAAGACAAGTAATCTCTTCACAAAGACTTCAACAAATACAAATACTGCCCAGCAGACATGCACGATCGTAAATGGCTTGCGCTGTGAAATACTTCCGCCGATCAAAGACGTGCCCATCAGTCCACTAATGAGACTATGGCCCATCAAGTCGTGATTTGTACTGCTTAAACGCCATTCCACCATTGCTTTGATCAGGCAGGCTAGGCCCAGTAATACGAGTAGTAGACGACTGATTCCCCATCTGATCGGTCTACTCATCGTTTCTCCTATGCCTAACTTTTTGATTCTGGCACGATTACAACCTTCAGGCCCGGTTCTTTCAGAATGGCAGGCCAGAGGCTGCAGCTATTGACCAGCGTTCAAAGAGCGGATTGGCGTAGATATGTGGGTAGCCAGCAGCGCCCAGTGCAGATTCACGGACGCGGCTTTGATCGGACTTTGCCTGATGTCTAGCTGGGTTCTTCCAGGATATCGTCGAAGGTGGGGAAATCTCCTTAACGTGCTTCCAGCAGTTCTGCTTCTGTTTCGCCGGGGAAGTCCTGGGCGATCTGCATCAGCTGAATGCCCTCTTTCTTCGCCTTCCACCCGCACGCCCCGGCGCAAGCTCAGGGAGGAACGAGTGTCATGCGGGGCGTGACGGTTGTGTAAGAATTTACATCCGACAATGGCCCATGGCATTCCTCAACTTCCGGCTGGTTTTCGTGGTCGCGCAGGTCATAGCCGGGTCAGGGCTGAGGCTCGGTCTGCTGCACCTGGCGCTTCGCGGCCCTCGCAAAATCATCTTGTCCTGACGCCTGGACTGACCAATCCCATCCACTGTGACAACGCCACCGGGCGGCTTTTTCATTGCCCAGAAGGTTTCGCGTAACTACTCAGCAGCAAAAACTAGGCATAATGATTTCACTGCGAAACACGCTGACGAGGCCATGCCAGACATTCAATCCCTGCTTGTGGAGCGTCGAGATGTCACTCCGGATACGGGCGAAGTGCTGGCCGCCCTCCTTGGATCGGAAGCCCCCAGAGACCTTGCGTTTAACGCACCACGGCCTGATGTCCCGTTCGGCCTGATTGTTGTCAAAAGGCACACCTTCGTCGTGGAGGAAGCGCAGCACCGCCTCGCGGTGCTGCTGGCACCTCAGGGCCAGGTTGCGGCCTGGTGTCTGTTTCGTTCGGCCTCGTCTCCCAGGGACCGGAGGTGCTGGAGGATTGGCCTTCAGTCCAGCGTCCAGCAGGGCATCGAACTGCTGTTCGAAGGCGATCACGAGGTCGGGAGTGATCGTCCCATCCTTCTGCTGGTGGTACACCAGGCGCAGCGCGTCTCGCAGCTCTCCCGCCCATACTTGAGCGTGATGCTCGGCGAGGCCACGCAGTTCGCGCAGCAGGTGTGCCCCGCAGAGTGCGTGTTTCGCGGAGAGCTTGAAAGACGTGCTCCAGGCGTCGTGCATCAGGATGCCCTTGAACTGCGGCAGGACATTCATGGCTTCCAGCGCGGCGAAGCCCCGCTGGGAATGCTGGCCATCCAGGGTGAGCTGCGCGCAGCTCACGACATGCATCCACTGCAGCTTGCCGTTGACCTTGCTGCCGGTCTCATCGGCGTGCAGGACGGGTTGATTGAGCAGCGCGGCTTTGAGCTGTGTCTCGAAGTCGATGAGGCGGTCAGCAGCCAATTGGAGGTTCAGGACAATGGTGCCTTCACTGGGATGCGCTCCACACAACGCTTCGAGGATCTCCGTGGTGCGTTCCAGCGGTATGAAGTGTGCCGCATTCAGGGAGACCGCCAGCCCATGAAC
This portion of the Deinococcus rubellus genome encodes:
- the tnpC gene encoding IS66 family transposase, with the translated sequence MRELEAQVAQLLGRLRDLEARLAQDSTTSSQPPSKDKPWVPKSERQKTGRSSGAQRGHVGKTLKMAEHVDEVVSLPLTGYCACGHAWESVSAQGHVARQVMDLPELRLQVTEYRADVKVCPGCRHRQHASFPDDVPGRVQYGSRVHGLAVSLNAAHFIPLERTTEILEALCGAHPSEGTIVLNLQLAADRLIDFETQLKAALLNQPVLHADETGSKVNGKLQWMHVVSCAQLTLDGQHSQRGFAALEAMNVLPQFKGILMHDAWSTSFKLSAKHALCGAHLLRELRGLAEHHAQVWAGELRDALRLVYHQQKDGTITPDLVIAFEQQFDALLDAGLKANPPAPPVPGRRGRTKQTPGRNLALRCQQHREAVLRFLHDEGVPFDNNQAERDIRPWCVKRKVSGGFRSKEGGQHFARIRSDISTLHKQGLNVWHGLVSVFRSEIIMPSFCC